A stretch of Candidatus Latescibacterota bacterium DNA encodes these proteins:
- a CDS encoding class II fumarate hydratase: MDQRFETDSLGRVAVPATAYYGAQTARAVANFPIGGQRFPRPFIAALGRIKEAAAAVNAELGVLDARRAGYIRRAAAEVVAGSLDAEFVVPIWQTGSGTQVNMNANEVIAGRANEMADAGRGGKSPVHPNDHVNRSQSSNDVVPTAMHLALGDEIQNRLLPALDVLAGALAERAKAFADIVKIGRTHLMDAVPLTLGQEFSGWAAQVEAGRARIVAAVPGLCELALGGTAVGTGLNAPEGFATRVLARLEQSTGLPLRRARNAFAAQGGHDAVVAASGALRDAAVALAKVANDIRLLGSGPRCGLGELRLPAREPGSSIMPGKVNPTQAEALSMVCARVMGNDVAVGFGGAHGHLELNAYKPLLIHCTLESVELLADASRSFAERCVAGIEADRAGIERHLERSLMLVTNLTPVIGYDAAAKAAKKALEEGLTLREAVLALELMDADALDAHLRPEDMTDGRW, from the coding sequence ATGGACCAACGCTTCGAAACCGACAGCCTCGGCCGGGTGGCCGTGCCGGCCACGGCCTACTACGGCGCGCAGACCGCGCGCGCGGTGGCCAACTTCCCCATCGGCGGGCAGCGCTTTCCGCGCCCCTTCATCGCCGCCCTGGGGCGGATCAAGGAGGCCGCGGCGGCGGTGAACGCGGAGCTCGGCGTGCTGGACGCGCGGCGGGCGGGCTACATCCGCCGGGCCGCGGCGGAGGTGGTGGCGGGCAGCCTGGACGCGGAGTTCGTGGTGCCGATCTGGCAGACGGGCAGCGGCACCCAGGTGAACATGAACGCCAACGAGGTCATCGCGGGCCGGGCCAACGAGATGGCGGACGCGGGCCGCGGCGGCAAGTCGCCGGTGCATCCCAACGACCACGTGAACCGGAGCCAGTCGAGCAACGACGTGGTGCCCACCGCCATGCATCTGGCCCTGGGCGACGAGATCCAGAACCGCCTGCTGCCGGCCCTTGACGTCCTGGCCGGCGCGCTCGCCGAGCGTGCGAAGGCCTTTGCCGACATCGTGAAGATCGGCCGCACGCACCTCATGGACGCCGTGCCGCTCACCCTGGGCCAGGAGTTCTCGGGCTGGGCGGCCCAGGTCGAGGCCGGGCGGGCCAGGATCGTGGCCGCGGTGCCCGGACTCTGCGAGCTGGCGCTGGGGGGCACCGCGGTGGGCACGGGGCTGAATGCGCCGGAGGGCTTCGCGACGCGCGTCCTCGCCCGCCTCGAGCAGAGCACGGGGCTGCCGCTCCGCCGCGCGCGCAACGCCTTCGCGGCGCAGGGAGGGCACGATGCGGTGGTGGCCGCGAGCGGAGCGCTGCGGGACGCGGCCGTCGCCCTCGCGAAGGTGGCGAACGACATCCGCCTGCTCGGCTCGGGCCCGCGCTGCGGGCTGGGCGAGCTGCGCCTGCCCGCCCGCGAACCGGGCAGCTCGATCATGCCGGGCAAGGTGAACCCCACCCAGGCCGAGGCGCTGAGCATGGTCTGCGCGCGGGTGATGGGCAACGACGTCGCCGTGGGCTTCGGCGGCGCGCACGGCCACCTGGAGCTGAACGCCTACAAGCCGCTGCTCATCCACTGCACGCTGGAGTCGGTGGAGCTGCTCGCCGACGCCAGCCGCAGCTTCGCCGAGCGCTGCGTGGCGGGCATCGAGGCGGACCGCGCCGGCATCGAGCGCCACCTCGAGCGCTCGCTCATGCTGGTGACGAACCTCACGCCCGTCATCGGCTACGACGCCGCCGCGAAGGCGGCGAAGAAGGCGCTCGAGGAGGGGCTCACCCTGCGCGAGGCGGTGCTCGCGCTCGAGCTCATGGACGCGGACGCCCTCGACGCGCACCTGCGTCCGGAGGACATGACCGACGGGCGCTGGTAG
- a CDS encoding SDR family oxidoreductase, producing the protein MELAGKRILVTGGAVRVGRAIALELAAAGAALLCHYHRSEDAARDLAATLDSRGQSVNLLREDLAAPGGAERLAAAAGPVDALVNSAAVFLPGRLGGVTEADWDLQLSLNLKSVFFLSQALGTAMRERGGAIVNIADVAGQRPWPRYLAYSASKAGVIALTQGLARALAPAVRVNAVAPGPVMLPADYDDAQRDEALRGTLLGREGSAGNVAHAVRFLLENDYVTGVVLPVDGGRALK; encoded by the coding sequence ATGGAGCTGGCGGGCAAGCGCATCCTCGTCACCGGCGGCGCCGTGCGCGTGGGCCGGGCCATCGCCCTGGAGCTCGCGGCCGCCGGCGCCGCGCTGCTCTGTCACTACCACCGCAGCGAGGACGCGGCCCGCGACCTCGCCGCGACCCTCGACAGCCGCGGTCAGTCCGTGAATCTGCTGCGGGAGGACCTCGCGGCGCCGGGTGGCGCGGAGCGTCTCGCCGCGGCCGCGGGGCCGGTCGACGCCCTCGTGAACAGCGCGGCGGTCTTCCTGCCCGGGCGGCTGGGCGGAGTGACCGAGGCCGACTGGGACCTGCAGCTCTCGCTGAACCTGAAGAGCGTCTTCTTCCTGAGCCAGGCGCTGGGCACGGCCATGCGGGAGCGCGGCGGCGCGATCGTGAACATCGCCGACGTCGCCGGCCAGCGCCCCTGGCCGCGCTATCTCGCCTACTCGGCCAGCAAGGCCGGCGTGATCGCCCTCACCCAGGGGCTCGCCCGCGCCCTCGCCCCCGCCGTGCGCGTGAACGCCGTCGCCCCGGGACCGGTGATGCTCCCCGCCGACTACGACGACGCCCAGCGCGACGAGGCGCTGCGCGGCACGCTGCTCGGCCGCGAGGGCAGCGCCGGGAACGTCGCGCACGCGGTCCGCTTCCTGCTCGAGAACGACTACGTCACCGGCGTCGTGCTGCCGGTGGACGGCGGCCGGGCGCTGAAGTAG
- a CDS encoding alpha/beta fold hydrolase: MSDSVERTIRGLVPGPPPVHWRLDAPSAAPDDLPLLLALHGWGQDEDVFARLLRPLDVPPLRILLPRAPGQGGEGGASWYDYDGDQPRFRAALERCESTLLATLDAVERDAALRPRRRWLLGFSQGGYCGAWLALRHPERFAGMVIVGARVKTEWLAEDAARAAGMGFRALLCHGVRDTAVPVDAAERSRDALASAGLRVELHRFDGGHSLGRRPLRHVADWLVAAAEDLDTRPGIG, encoded by the coding sequence GTGAGCGACAGCGTCGAGCGCACGATCCGTGGCCTCGTCCCCGGTCCCCCGCCGGTCCACTGGCGGCTGGACGCCCCGTCCGCCGCACCGGACGACCTGCCCCTGCTCCTCGCGCTGCACGGCTGGGGACAGGACGAGGACGTCTTCGCCCGGCTGCTCCGCCCCCTCGACGTCCCGCCCCTGCGCATCCTGCTGCCGCGCGCGCCGGGCCAGGGCGGCGAGGGCGGCGCGAGCTGGTACGACTACGACGGCGACCAGCCACGCTTCCGCGCCGCGCTGGAGCGCTGCGAGTCGACGCTCCTCGCCACGCTCGACGCGGTGGAGCGCGACGCGGCCCTGCGCCCCCGTCGACGCTGGCTCCTGGGCTTCTCCCAGGGCGGCTACTGCGGCGCCTGGCTCGCGCTGCGCCACCCCGAGCGCTTCGCCGGCATGGTGATCGTCGGCGCGCGCGTGAAGACCGAATGGCTGGCCGAGGACGCCGCCCGGGCGGCCGGCATGGGCTTCCGCGCGCTGCTCTGTCACGGCGTGCGGGACACGGCCGTCCCCGTGGACGCGGCCGAGCGCAGCCGCGACGCGCTCGCGTCCGCGGGTCTGCGGGTGGAGCTCCACCGCTTCGACGGCGGCCACTCGCTCGGCCGGCGCCCTCTGCGTCACGTGGCCGACTGGCTGGTCGCCGCCGCGGAGGACCTCGACACGCGTCCGGGCATCGGCTAG
- a CDS encoding endonuclease/exonuclease/phosphatase family protein — protein MRGLQVLRSAVVAGLLVAVGAAACSTATLRVGQFNIQELSTAKLLETGPDGAGANPQVLAAAAIIQEIRPDILIVNEIDHDLAADDLALNARRFVDLYLNRGERAIDYPHVFAAPCNTGRPSGVDLNGDGHVATAEDEGGRDYGGDCFGFGNYPGQYSMAVLSRYPLEADSARSWQTFRWADLPDNLIPPDWFSPAALAVFRLSSKSHWDLPVRVPVPSGDVRLHLLVSHPTPTGYDGPEDLNGRRNYDELRLWAHILDDDRVPVDDAGRRGGLAAGERFVIGGDLNADPGGDVLPTGRRSIAQLLEHPRVQDCGPLMTSAGALQGRAAGPPDFVERRTAAWPGGGVRIDYLLPSRGLTPVAGGVYWPDPAVDPAGAARAALASDHRMTWLDLRLD, from the coding sequence ATGCGAGGATTGCAGGTCCTGCGTTCCGCGGTCGTCGCTGGACTGCTCGTCGCGGTCGGTGCCGCGGCGTGCTCGACGGCGACGCTCCGCGTCGGCCAGTTCAACATCCAGGAGCTGTCCACCGCCAAGCTGCTGGAGACGGGCCCCGACGGCGCCGGCGCCAACCCGCAGGTGCTCGCCGCGGCCGCGATCATCCAGGAGATCCGCCCGGACATCCTGATCGTGAACGAGATCGACCACGACCTCGCGGCGGACGACCTCGCCCTCAACGCGCGGCGCTTCGTCGACCTCTACCTGAATCGCGGCGAGCGCGCGATCGACTACCCCCACGTCTTCGCGGCGCCCTGCAACACGGGTCGGCCGTCGGGCGTGGATCTGAACGGCGACGGCCACGTCGCCACCGCCGAGGACGAGGGTGGACGGGACTACGGCGGCGACTGCTTCGGCTTCGGCAACTACCCCGGGCAGTACTCGATGGCCGTGCTCTCGCGCTATCCCCTCGAGGCCGACAGCGCGCGCAGCTGGCAGACTTTCCGCTGGGCGGACCTGCCGGACAACCTGATCCCGCCGGACTGGTTCTCGCCGGCGGCGCTGGCCGTGTTTCGCCTCTCCAGCAAGTCGCACTGGGACCTGCCCGTGCGCGTGCCCGTCCCCAGCGGCGACGTGCGGCTGCACCTGCTGGTGAGCCATCCCACACCCACGGGCTACGACGGCCCCGAGGATCTCAACGGCCGCCGCAACTACGACGAACTCCGCCTCTGGGCGCACATCCTCGACGACGACCGCGTCCCCGTGGACGACGCCGGCCGCCGCGGCGGGCTCGCCGCGGGGGAGCGCTTCGTGATCGGGGGCGACCTGAATGCCGATCCGGGCGGGGACGTCCTCCCCACCGGACGGCGCTCCATCGCGCAGCTGCTGGAACACCCGCGCGTGCAGGACTGCGGGCCCTTGATGACCAGCGCCGGCGCCCTGCAGGGGCGCGCCGCCGGCCCGCCGGACTTCGTGGAGCGGCGCACGGCGGCCTGGCCCGGTGGCGGCGTGCGCATCGACTACCTGCTGCCGAGCCGTGGGCTCACGCCCGTGGCGGGGGGCGTCTACTGGCCGGATCCGGCCGTCGATCCCGCGGGCGCCGCCCGGGCCGCGCTGGCCTCGGACCACCGCATGACCTGGCTCGACCTTCGACTGGACTGA
- a CDS encoding nuclear transport factor 2 family protein, with protein sequence MDPGSLLAALGVALFAGMASAAPPPDNAELVRQVMDAERAFAASMELRDHEAFSLYLSDEAVFFASAGVLRGKAAVADGWRRYFETQSAPFSWEPDVVEVLDSGTLALSSGPVRDPEGRVIARFNSIWRREGPGVWRVVFDKGSPVCGD encoded by the coding sequence ATGGACCCCGGATCCCTCCTCGCCGCCCTGGGTGTGGCCCTGTTCGCGGGTATGGCGTCCGCGGCGCCGCCACCGGACAACGCGGAGCTGGTGCGCCAGGTGATGGACGCCGAACGCGCCTTCGCCGCCAGCATGGAACTCCGCGACCACGAGGCGTTCAGCCTCTACCTGTCCGACGAGGCGGTCTTCTTCGCGTCCGCAGGGGTTCTCCGCGGCAAGGCGGCGGTGGCCGACGGCTGGCGACGCTACTTCGAGACGCAGAGCGCGCCGTTCTCGTGGGAGCCCGATGTCGTGGAGGTGCTCGATTCGGGCACGCTGGCGCTGAGTTCGGGCCCCGTGCGCGACCCCGAGGGGCGCGTGATCGCCCGTTTCAACTCGATCTGGCGCCGCGAAGGACCCGGTGTGTGGCGCGTCGTCTTCGACAAGGGCAGTCCGGTCTGCGGCGACTGA
- a CDS encoding T9SS type A sorting domain-containing protein, translating into MHPSRSATVAACLLIGLSAAAQAEPRVQTDWSGGPAPGAPVAQWTDGFESVQQISWRALPGQLALSSAPAAPTGDDVTGSAKLCRNVAAADLDGDGDLDLMTALPLTSFPGTGKVRWYENAGDGQTWTEHEIDGDFYGGSGLEAGDIDGDGDLDVAGVAFYGDPQENGRYVWFENLGGAQSWAKHPIAEYFYGAEDVNLVDLDADGDLDVYGSATLAYLGSLNDDVYWFENADGAGGAWVQHTVDDDYADAIDTGAADFDGDGDLDLACSSYGSSTIRWYENGGDGLGWTPHTISGFTALNNALAVGDIDDDGDPDVVGVGYNGTVAGWFENASGDGLVWTGHVVGTMVHGSGVGVADLDGDGALDVYSAGGDLDNALVTWYRNLGGGASWSLQLVDYTTGEGQGIVAGDTDGDGALELVYTDSGSMEGEFTGLRWRRVTRFLPTGQLDSQVLDAGAPSTWTAIDWTAALPPQTALTLQLRSSNDPLELGPWSAAITSPGSLDGVLAPGTRYAQYRVLMETADGDVSPTLLDLTLVEGDVTDVPGGPLAATGLTLSPPWPNPAVGASRVRLALPAGGFATVGVYDAAGRRVATPLAASVGAGERVVELPALPPGVYFVRASAGGEVVARKIVAR; encoded by the coding sequence ATGCACCCCTCCCGTTCTGCGACAGTTGCCGCCTGCCTGCTGATCGGCCTGTCCGCGGCCGCCCAGGCCGAGCCTCGCGTCCAGACCGACTGGTCCGGCGGCCCGGCGCCCGGCGCGCCGGTCGCGCAGTGGACCGACGGCTTCGAGAGCGTGCAGCAGATCAGCTGGCGCGCGCTGCCCGGGCAGCTCGCGCTGTCGTCGGCGCCGGCCGCGCCGACCGGCGACGACGTCACCGGCAGCGCGAAGCTCTGCCGCAACGTGGCCGCGGCCGATCTCGACGGCGACGGCGACCTCGACCTGATGACCGCCCTCCCCCTCACGAGCTTCCCCGGCACGGGTAAGGTGCGCTGGTACGAGAACGCGGGCGACGGCCAGACCTGGACCGAGCACGAGATCGACGGCGACTTCTACGGCGGCAGCGGCCTCGAGGCCGGGGACATCGACGGCGACGGCGACCTCGACGTCGCGGGCGTCGCCTTCTACGGCGATCCGCAGGAGAACGGCCGCTACGTCTGGTTCGAGAACCTGGGTGGCGCGCAGAGCTGGGCCAAGCATCCCATCGCGGAGTACTTCTACGGCGCCGAGGACGTGAATCTCGTCGACCTCGACGCCGACGGCGACCTCGACGTCTACGGCAGCGCGACGCTCGCCTACCTCGGCAGCCTCAACGACGACGTCTACTGGTTCGAGAACGCGGACGGCGCGGGCGGGGCCTGGGTCCAGCACACGGTGGACGACGACTACGCCGATGCCATCGACACGGGCGCCGCCGACTTCGACGGCGACGGCGACCTGGACCTCGCCTGCTCGTCCTATGGCTCGAGCACGATCCGCTGGTACGAGAACGGCGGCGACGGCCTGGGCTGGACGCCGCACACGATCAGCGGCTTCACGGCGCTGAACAACGCGCTGGCCGTGGGCGACATCGACGACGACGGCGACCCCGACGTGGTCGGCGTCGGCTACAACGGCACCGTGGCGGGCTGGTTCGAGAACGCCAGCGGCGACGGCCTGGTCTGGACCGGCCACGTCGTCGGCACCATGGTGCACGGGTCGGGCGTGGGTGTGGCCGATCTCGACGGGGACGGCGCCCTCGACGTCTACTCGGCGGGGGGTGATCTCGACAATGCCCTCGTGACCTGGTACCGCAATCTCGGCGGCGGGGCGAGCTGGTCGCTGCAGCTCGTGGACTACACCACGGGCGAGGGCCAGGGAATCGTCGCGGGCGACACCGACGGGGACGGCGCGCTGGAGCTGGTCTACACCGACTCCGGCTCGATGGAGGGGGAGTTTACGGGCCTGCGCTGGCGGCGCGTGACGCGCTTCCTCCCGACGGGGCAGCTGGACTCGCAGGTGCTGGACGCGGGCGCGCCGAGCACCTGGACCGCCATCGACTGGACCGCCGCGCTTCCGCCGCAGACCGCGCTGACCCTGCAGCTGCGCAGCTCCAACGACCCGCTGGAGCTCGGGCCGTGGTCGGCGGCGATCACGTCGCCGGGCTCGCTGGACGGCGTGCTCGCCCCCGGCACGCGCTACGCGCAGTACCGGGTGCTCATGGAGACCGCGGACGGCGACGTCTCGCCCACGCTGCTCGACCTGACGCTCGTCGAAGGCGACGTCACCGACGTGCCGGGCGGTCCGCTCGCCGCGACGGGCCTGACCCTGTCGCCGCCCTGGCCCAACCCGGCCGTGGGGGCGAGCCGGGTGCGTCTCGCCCTGCCGGCGGGCGGCTTCGCCACGGTGGGGGTCTACGACGCGGCGGGTCGCCGCGTGGCGACGCCGCTGGCCGCGTCCGTGGGCGCGGGCGAGCGCGTGGTGGAACTGCCCGCGCTGCCGCCGGGGGTGTACTTCGTGCGGGCGAGCGCGGGCGGCGAGGTCGTGGCGCGGAAGATCGTCGCGCGCTAG
- the ettA gene encoding energy-dependent translational throttle protein EttA, giving the protein MADKFIFHMYGVSKSYGQNQVLRDINLSFFPGAKIGIVGENGAGKSTVLRIMAGIETDFDGQAGITPGYRAGMVAQEPVLDDALTVRETVELAFADVKALLDEYDRVAASMGEAEGDDAMQKAMDRMSALQDKIDAVDGWNLDQKLDVASDALCLPEDGRKVGTLSGGERRRVALCKILLEQPDLLLLDEPTNHLDAETVNWLEEQLKVYPGTVIIVTHDRYFLDNVTGWILELEGGRGIPWEGNYSSWLEQKLAALAAGERGDSPRGRALRHELEWIRMSRGDRDALTRSRVREYEQLVARETAAQRGDGDTAIRIAPGPELGQQVLEFAGVAFGHDERTLFSDLSFAVPRGAVVGLIGPNGAGKSSLFKLVAGSLAPRAGDVTLGSTVQLVYADQERSQLDDARTLIELVGGGAEEVVLGAQRVPIRKYLARFGFKGASQQKRSGEFSGGERNRCHLATVLKTGGNLILLDEPTNDLDVNTLRLLEEAILDFSGCVMAISHDRFFLDRVCTHVLVFEGEGQVRWFEGNFSAYEAWRQRELGDRLFENRRNRYRTLVKG; this is encoded by the coding sequence ATGGCCGACAAGTTCATCTTCCACATGTACGGCGTCAGCAAGTCCTACGGTCAGAACCAGGTGTTGCGCGACATCAACCTGAGCTTCTTCCCCGGTGCGAAGATCGGAATCGTCGGCGAGAACGGCGCGGGCAAGTCCACGGTGCTGCGCATCATGGCCGGCATCGAGACCGACTTCGACGGCCAGGCCGGCATCACGCCCGGCTACCGGGCGGGCATGGTGGCGCAGGAGCCCGTCCTCGACGACGCGCTGACCGTTCGCGAGACGGTGGAGCTGGCCTTCGCCGACGTGAAGGCGCTGCTGGACGAGTACGACCGCGTGGCCGCCAGCATGGGCGAGGCCGAGGGCGACGACGCCATGCAGAAGGCCATGGATCGCATGAGCGCGCTCCAGGACAAGATCGACGCCGTCGACGGCTGGAACCTCGACCAGAAGCTCGACGTGGCCAGCGACGCCCTCTGCCTTCCCGAGGACGGCCGCAAGGTGGGCACGCTCTCCGGCGGCGAGCGCCGCCGCGTCGCGCTCTGCAAGATCCTGCTCGAGCAGCCCGACCTCCTGCTGCTCGACGAGCCCACGAACCACCTGGACGCCGAGACCGTCAACTGGCTCGAGGAGCAGCTCAAGGTCTACCCGGGCACGGTGATCATCGTCACCCACGACCGCTACTTTCTCGACAACGTCACCGGCTGGATCCTGGAGCTCGAAGGCGGTCGGGGCATTCCCTGGGAGGGCAACTACAGCTCCTGGCTCGAGCAGAAGCTGGCCGCGCTGGCGGCGGGGGAGCGGGGCGACTCGCCGCGGGGGCGCGCGCTGCGCCACGAGCTGGAGTGGATTCGCATGAGCCGCGGCGATCGGGACGCGCTGACCCGCAGCCGCGTGCGCGAGTACGAGCAGCTCGTCGCGCGGGAGACGGCTGCGCAGCGTGGCGACGGCGACACCGCCATCCGCATCGCTCCGGGGCCGGAGCTCGGCCAGCAGGTGCTCGAGTTCGCCGGCGTCGCCTTCGGCCACGACGAGCGCACGCTCTTCAGCGACCTCAGCTTCGCCGTACCGCGCGGCGCGGTGGTGGGCCTGATCGGGCCCAACGGGGCGGGCAAGTCGTCGCTGTTCAAGCTGGTCGCGGGCTCGCTGGCGCCGCGCGCCGGGGACGTCACCCTGGGCAGCACGGTGCAGCTCGTCTACGCCGATCAGGAGCGGAGCCAGCTCGACGACGCGCGCACGCTGATCGAGCTGGTGGGCGGCGGTGCGGAGGAGGTGGTGCTGGGCGCGCAGCGCGTGCCCATCCGCAAGTACCTGGCCCGTTTCGGCTTCAAGGGCGCCAGCCAGCAGAAGCGCAGCGGCGAGTTCTCGGGCGGCGAGCGCAACCGCTGCCACCTGGCCACCGTGCTGAAGACCGGCGGCAATCTGATCCTGCTCGACGAGCCCACCAACGACCTCGACGTGAACACGCTCCGCCTGCTCGAGGAGGCCATCCTCGACTTCTCGGGCTGCGTGATGGCGATCAGCCACGACCGCTTCTTCCTGGACCGCGTCTGCACGCACGTCCTCGTCTTCGAGGGCGAGGGCCAGGTGCGCTGGTTCGAGGGGAACTTCTCGGCCTACGAGGCCTGGCGGCAGCGGGAGCTGGGCGACCGGCTCTTCGAGAATCGCCGCAACCGCTACCGAACCCTGGTCAAGGGCTGA
- a CDS encoding 4Fe-4S dicluster domain-containing protein, with translation MSREQPDRESFMNMDRRSFLKLAGLGSLAIPAGSADASIWDAFFQKNFREMNRDDVSAMLERLERRYLEESGYSLTVKATPPLPGVKFGYGLDLSRCVGCRRCVYACVKENNQSRDPQIHWISVLRFPKDEKGVSDLERADLYYHAEEVPEDGYFYMPVACQHCEDPPCVKSCPAKATWTEPDGIVVIDYDWCVGCRFCMAACPYGARRFNWGRPDLPADSLNPDTHYLGNRPRPIGVVEKCSFCIQRVREEPGRYPACVEICPVGARKFGNLLDPDSEIRYCIDNKRVFRLKEDLNTNPKFFYFFAT, from the coding sequence ATGAGCCGCGAGCAGCCGGATCGCGAGAGCTTCATGAACATGGACCGTCGCAGCTTCCTCAAGCTGGCCGGCCTGGGCAGTCTCGCGATTCCCGCCGGCAGCGCGGACGCGTCGATCTGGGACGCCTTCTTCCAGAAGAACTTCCGCGAGATGAACCGCGACGACGTCAGCGCCATGCTCGAGCGCCTCGAGCGCCGCTATCTCGAGGAGAGCGGCTATTCCCTCACCGTGAAGGCCACGCCGCCGCTGCCCGGCGTCAAGTTCGGCTACGGGCTCGACCTCTCGCGCTGCGTGGGTTGCCGCCGCTGCGTCTACGCCTGCGTGAAGGAGAACAACCAGTCGCGGGATCCGCAGATCCACTGGATCAGCGTTCTCCGCTTCCCCAAGGACGAGAAGGGCGTCAGCGATCTCGAGCGCGCGGATCTCTACTACCACGCCGAGGAGGTGCCGGAGGACGGCTACTTCTACATGCCCGTGGCCTGCCAGCACTGCGAGGACCCGCCCTGCGTGAAGTCCTGCCCCGCGAAGGCGACCTGGACCGAGCCCGACGGCATCGTCGTCATCGACTACGACTGGTGCGTGGGTTGCCGCTTCTGCATGGCCGCCTGCCCCTACGGCGCTCGTCGCTTCAACTGGGGACGGCCGGATCTCCCCGCGGACTCGCTCAATCCCGACACCCACTACCTCGGCAACCGGCCCCGTCCGATCGGCGTGGTGGAGAAGTGCAGCTTCTGCATCCAGCGCGTGCGCGAGGAGCCCGGCCGCTATCCGGCCTGCGTCGAGATCTGCCCGGTGGGCGCGCGCAAGTTCGGCAACCTGCTCGACCCCGACAGCGAGATTCGCTACTGCATCGACAACAAGCGGGTCTTCCGGCTCAAGGAGGACCTCAACACGAACCCCAAGTTCTTCTACTTCTTCGCGACCTGA
- the nrfD gene encoding polysulfide reductase NrfD, translating into MHNFLVTLKTLLRGNRWYYVWLGLLGVLIVNGLAAYLRQTNTGLIVTGMRDPVSWGFYISNFTFLVGVAAAAVLLVVPAYIYNFKPIKEIVLFGELLAVAAMVMCMLFVMVDMGHPGRYLHLMPIVGSMNFPSSLLSWDILALSGYLAINLFISFYALYRMAHSREYSLQLIKPLILLSIPWAVSIHTVTAFLYNGLSSRPFWNASILAPRFLASAFCSGPAVMILIFQIVRKVSKIEIDNKALFKISELIAYAMGVNLFLFAAEFFKEFYSGSVHLAPMKYLYFGLDGHTQLVPWMWTAFVFNLTAFFIFLNPRARRNFFVLNTACVLVIIGVYIEKGMGLVIPGFVPSTLGEIYDYLPTLTEKSVAIGVWAVGGLIYTLLVKFAMPVYTGALRFYSRD; encoded by the coding sequence ATGCACAACTTCCTCGTCACGCTGAAGACGCTGTTGCGTGGGAACCGCTGGTACTACGTCTGGCTGGGGCTGCTGGGCGTGCTCATCGTCAACGGGCTGGCGGCCTACCTGCGGCAGACGAACACGGGGCTCATCGTCACGGGGATGCGCGATCCCGTCTCCTGGGGCTTCTACATCTCCAACTTCACGTTCCTCGTGGGCGTCGCGGCGGCGGCCGTGCTGCTGGTGGTGCCGGCCTACATCTACAATTTCAAGCCCATCAAGGAGATCGTGCTCTTCGGCGAGCTGCTCGCCGTGGCGGCCATGGTGATGTGCATGCTCTTCGTGATGGTGGACATGGGACACCCGGGCCGCTATCTGCACCTGATGCCCATCGTCGGGAGCATGAACTTCCCGTCGTCGCTGCTGTCCTGGGACATCCTCGCGCTCTCGGGCTATCTCGCCATCAACCTCTTCATCTCCTTCTACGCCCTCTACCGCATGGCCCACAGCCGCGAGTACAGCCTGCAGCTCATCAAGCCGCTGATCCTGCTGTCGATTCCCTGGGCCGTGAGCATCCACACCGTGACGGCCTTCCTCTACAACGGCCTCTCCTCGCGGCCCTTCTGGAACGCGTCCATCCTGGCGCCGCGCTTTCTCGCCTCGGCGTTCTGCTCGGGGCCGGCGGTGATGATCCTCATCTTCCAGATCGTGCGGAAGGTGTCGAAGATCGAGATCGACAACAAGGCGCTCTTCAAGATCTCCGAGCTGATCGCCTACGCCATGGGCGTGAATCTCTTCCTGTTCGCGGCGGAGTTCTTCAAGGAGTTCTACTCGGGCAGCGTGCACCTGGCCCCGATGAAGTACCTCTACTTCGGCCTCGACGGGCACACGCAGCTCGTCCCCTGGATGTGGACGGCCTTCGTCTTCAACCTCACGGCCTTCTTCATCTTCCTCAATCCGCGGGCGCGCCGGAACTTCTTCGTGCTCAACACGGCCTGCGTGCTGGTGATCATCGGCGTCTACATCGAGAAGGGGATGGGCCTCGTGATCCCGGGCTTCGTGCCCAGCACCCTCGGCGAGATCTATGACTACCTGCCCACGCTCACCGAGAAGAGCGTGGCGATCGGCGTGTGGGCCGTGGGCGGGCTGATCTACACGCTGCTCGTGAAGTTCGCGATGCCCGTCTACACCGGCGCGCTTCGCTTCTACTCCAGGGACTGA